A single window of [Clostridium] hylemonae DSM 15053 DNA harbors:
- a CDS encoding late competence development ComFB family protein has translation MARKTNKTDHVLNLLSSGNDKSNTEDSKAAKPQPPVEPDKMASVSVVQPSSEKEQLADAIRLSLEEELEKTQEPETGTDGKEEAQTEDRTEKAAQEKDEKQENRQPETEDAQKQEAVPEEKKEEEPGEDLDFAYVNVMETLVQDRVLEYMEQFGVCTCPRCIADTSALALTQLTPKYVVVSKEAISPLMNFYTKKYAGQITVEITKACIQVGDVPHHSRK, from the coding sequence ATGGCAAGAAAGACGAATAAGACGGATCATGTATTGAATTTACTGTCCAGCGGAAACGACAAGAGTAATACAGAAGACAGCAAAGCAGCGAAGCCGCAGCCTCCGGTCGAGCCGGATAAGATGGCTTCTGTATCGGTCGTGCAGCCGTCTTCGGAGAAAGAACAGCTTGCGGACGCGATCAGACTGTCTCTGGAGGAAGAGCTGGAGAAAACGCAGGAGCCGGAGACAGGAACTGACGGGAAAGAAGAAGCGCAGACCGAAGACAGGACAGAAAAAGCGGCCCAAGAAAAGGACGAAAAGCAGGAAAACAGACAGCCGGAAACGGAAGACGCGCAGAAGCAGGAAGCGGTTCCGGAAGAGAAAAAAGAGGAAGAACCGGGGGAAGATCTGGACTTCGCATATGTGAATGTGATGGAGACCCTTGTCCAGGACAGGGTGCTTGAGTATATGGAGCAGTTCGGCGTCTGCACCTGTCCGCGCTGCATTGCGGATACGTCGGCGCTTGCGCTCACGCAGCTTACGCCAAAATATGTGGTGGTGAGCAAGGAGGCTATCTCCCCGCTTATGAACTTTTATACGAAAAAGTATGCGGGCCAGATAACGGTGGAGATCACTAAGGCATGTATACAGGTAGGCGATGTGCCGCATCATTCCAGGAAATAG
- a CDS encoding chemotaxis protein CheD has product MKVGIADMKITRQEGTLITYALGSCIGISFYDPGIKLAALLHIMLPESKNPAEPQVYKFADTGIRETLRRMAVFGGVKSRYVCKIAGGAKMFEVQGNSSLANIGQRNIESVRSILRNEQIRLTRQEVGENYARTMLVDAATGKVTIRTFGRQEIVM; this is encoded by the coding sequence ATGAAAGTCGGCATTGCCGATATGAAGATAACCCGTCAGGAGGGTACGCTGATCACGTACGCGCTTGGTTCCTGCATCGGGATCAGTTTCTATGACCCCGGGATCAAGCTGGCTGCCCTGCTGCACATTATGCTTCCCGAGTCTAAAAATCCTGCCGAGCCGCAGGTGTATAAATTTGCCGACACCGGGATCCGGGAGACGCTGCGCCGGATGGCCGTGTTCGGGGGAGTAAAAAGCCGCTATGTCTGTAAGATCGCGGGCGGCGCAAAGATGTTCGAGGTGCAGGGAAACAGCAGTCTTGCCAATATCGGGCAGAGAAATATAGAAAGTGTGCGCAGTATTTTGAGAAATGAGCAGATCCGCCTTACGAGGCAGGAAGTCGGGGAGAATTATGCGAGAACAATGCTTGTGGACGCGGCGACAGGAAAAGTGACCATACGTACATTCGGGCGGCAGGAGATTGTCATGTGA
- a CDS encoding flagellar hook-basal body protein, whose amino-acid sequence MNTSFYTASRGARTQQDKLNVISNNFANVNTYGYKAKSSVFQDLMYYNMRAGEGVATHLTSGTGTVLDHTNTNFSQSGLGDGIGGYDYAISGDGFFMLRDPVTNEISYTRNGHFSLSRRADGFYLVTDSNKLVLDEGQNPIRVQGGTLQGRPGVYSFASTDGMQSAGDNEFVPVAKNGAPVLNREAKLLEGYLELSNVDMAQEMANTVESSRAYSYVLKMVQSSDEIEQTINSLRG is encoded by the coding sequence ATGAACACATCGTTTTATACAGCGTCCCGCGGCGCGAGGACGCAGCAGGATAAGTTAAATGTCATATCGAATAACTTCGCCAACGTAAATACATACGGATATAAAGCCAAGAGTTCTGTATTTCAGGATCTGATGTATTATAACATGAGAGCGGGAGAAGGTGTGGCCACACATCTGACGTCGGGCACGGGGACCGTGCTGGACCATACGAACACCAATTTTTCACAGTCGGGACTCGGGGACGGTATCGGCGGATATGACTATGCCATATCGGGCGACGGCTTCTTTATGCTCAGAGATCCTGTGACGAACGAAATAAGCTATACGCGCAATGGACACTTTTCCCTTTCCCGAAGGGCGGACGGTTTCTATCTGGTGACGGATTCCAACAAGCTCGTTCTGGACGAGGGGCAGAATCCGATCAGAGTGCAGGGCGGAACGCTTCAGGGCCGGCCGGGCGTGTACAGCTTTGCAAGTACAGACGGGATGCAGAGCGCCGGGGACAATGAGTTCGTCCCTGTCGCCAAAAACGGCGCCCCTGTGCTGAACAGGGAGGCAAAGCTGCTGGAAGGATATCTGGAACTGTCCAATGTGGACATGGCACAGGAGATGGCCAATACGGTCGAGTCGTCGAGGGCGTACTCGTATGTGCTCAAGATGGTTCAGTCATCAGACGAGATAGAGCAGACAATAAACAGTCTCAGAGGCTAA
- a CDS encoding EAL and HDOD domain-containing protein yields the protein MDRCVVRQAIKETMTGNIIGYELLFQGSDDSFYDEPETSAADMISNFLMNNSNKFVSDKIMFITFTPSLLFRNTPKMFEPDKVIIQIEDNLIIHPLATPFIKKYCELGYQFAINNFQFSQKYMEMLEYAKYIRINLSQAETTETERGKKSVENIVSMAQGTGKKCIATGVNTKEVYDYAVKLKVDYLEGNYVAKTLASKVDKVKYMQGNFFQLMVAVSEEEPDMEEIEQIVSRDAGLTYALLKLVNSAYFALRRRTASIRQALVTLGITQLRQWVYMLSFDSKGTDSSSEELLKISFLRATFASELVGYIKDCPINKTDAYLIGMFSTLEYMVNATEEEILEEIPVSAEVKNALVAQEGTAGKIYSLLLAYERADWKQSKKLSESLGVPTYLLAQTYIDCVDEVNEIWKGLTTEFERPGEERRFMHFDDSDDREHLEDVLY from the coding sequence ATGGACAGATGTGTTGTTAGACAGGCGATCAAAGAGACAATGACCGGAAATATAATAGGCTATGAACTGCTGTTTCAGGGAAGCGACGACAGTTTTTACGATGAGCCGGAGACTTCTGCGGCAGACATGATATCTAATTTCCTTATGAATAACAGCAATAAGTTTGTCAGTGACAAGATAATGTTTATCACATTTACGCCGTCACTGTTATTTAGAAATACACCGAAAATGTTTGAACCGGACAAGGTGATCATTCAGATAGAGGATAACCTGATCATCCATCCTCTTGCAACGCCTTTTATTAAAAAATACTGCGAACTTGGTTATCAGTTTGCCATCAACAATTTCCAGTTTTCACAGAAATATATGGAGATGCTGGAATATGCCAAATACATAAGGATCAATCTCTCTCAGGCGGAAACGACGGAGACGGAGAGAGGTAAAAAATCAGTCGAAAATATCGTGAGTATGGCGCAGGGGACCGGTAAAAAATGCATTGCGACCGGTGTGAACACGAAAGAAGTATATGATTACGCCGTAAAACTGAAAGTGGATTATCTGGAAGGAAATTATGTAGCCAAGACGCTGGCCAGCAAAGTAGACAAGGTAAAATACATGCAGGGCAACTTCTTCCAGCTCATGGTCGCCGTATCGGAGGAAGAGCCTGATATGGAGGAGATCGAGCAGATCGTGAGCCGGGACGCCGGTCTGACATACGCGCTTTTAAAGCTTGTCAATTCAGCGTACTTTGCCCTGAGACGGAGGACCGCGTCCATCCGTCAGGCGCTCGTCACCCTCGGCATCACCCAGCTGAGGCAGTGGGTGTATATGCTCAGCTTTGACAGCAAGGGGACAGACAGCAGCTCTGAAGAACTGCTTAAAATATCCTTCCTTCGGGCGACCTTCGCGTCGGAGCTTGTAGGATATATAAAAGACTGTCCTATCAATAAGACAGACGCCTATCTGATCGGGATGTTCTCTACGCTTGAGTATATGGTAAATGCGACGGAAGAGGAGATACTGGAAGAGATACCGGTCAGCGCCGAAGTGAAAAACGCGCTCGTGGCACAGGAAGGAACGGCCGGGAAGATATACAGCCTGCTGCTGGCTTACGAGCGGGCGGACTGGAAGCAGAGCAAAAAGCTGTCGGAGAGTCTGGGCGTGCCGACCTATCTGCTTGCGCAGACGTACATTGACTGTGTGGATGAAGTAAATGAAATCTGGAAGGGACTGACAACGGAATTTGAACGGCCGGGAGAAGAACGCCGGTTCATGCACTTTGACGATTCCGACGACAGGGAACATCTGGAAGATGTTCTGTACTAA
- a CDS encoding sigma-70 family RNA polymerase sigma factor, translating into MVQEEKRKKNLADQTNEELLELYRKTGSLEVKQEIALRYLYIVKSIAVQMRNVYAGFSQVEDIVNEGVIMLMKAIDKYEADKNAKFETYVSKRIRGMIIDIARKQDWIPRTVRKSYRDIKEASAVFYSEHGREPEAEELSELLHMDIEKFRDIMGKASLFSVLSLDMVLEETKEQYRSIQIPSDKKEEQPEAHLMDKEFRHMLADGIRSLKENEQTVISLYYMEELNMKEIAGILHVSEPRISQIHAGAIRKLREYFTEKTKLEREGYHVSGVL; encoded by the coding sequence ATGGTACAGGAAGAGAAGCGGAAAAAGAATCTGGCGGACCAGACGAATGAAGAACTTCTTGAGCTCTACCGTAAGACAGGGAGTCTGGAGGTCAAGCAGGAAATTGCACTCAGGTATCTGTATATCGTCAAGAGCATTGCGGTACAGATGCGCAATGTATATGCCGGATTCAGCCAGGTGGAGGATATCGTCAATGAGGGCGTCATCATGCTTATGAAGGCGATCGACAAATATGAGGCGGACAAGAATGCAAAGTTTGAGACTTATGTATCAAAACGGATCCGCGGAATGATCATAGATATTGCGAGAAAGCAGGACTGGATACCGCGCACGGTGAGAAAGAGCTACAGAGATATAAAAGAGGCGTCTGCCGTGTTCTATTCCGAGCATGGAAGGGAACCTGAGGCGGAGGAGTTGTCGGAACTGCTTCATATGGACATAGAGAAATTCAGAGATATTATGGGAAAGGCAAGCCTGTTCTCGGTCCTGTCGCTTGACATGGTACTGGAAGAGACGAAAGAGCAGTACCGGAGCATACAGATACCGTCAGACAAAAAAGAGGAACAGCCGGAGGCACATCTGATGGACAAGGAGTTCCGGCACATGCTCGCGGACGGGATCCGCAGCCTGAAAGAGAACGAACAGACTGTGATATCGCTGTATTATATGGAAGAACTGAATATGAAAGAGATCGCAGGCATCCTGCACGTAAGTGAACCGCGGATCTCCCAGATACATGCAGGGGCTATCAGAAAACTAAGAGAATACTTTACTGAAAAAACAAAATTAGAAAGGGAGGGGTATCATGTTTCAGGGGTTTTATAA
- a CDS encoding chemotaxis protein: MANTEILLESGTNEIEIMEFTIYDELYGINVAKVREIMMTDKIKPVPHSHDAVEGIFKPRDIMLTVVDLPYYLTGRTTVPQPKDLFMVTNFNQMHIAFRVHTVVGIQRISWEDIKKPDKTLNGGEEGLATGIAQCGKELITILDFEKIVADIAPETGIQLEEVESFAGRNRSEYSIVLAEDSVLLSRMIETALTKSGYSQIHKFNNGQEAWNYLSQVRNEDVLDDKVSLIITDIEMPQMDGHRLTKLVKEDDRLKKIPLIIFSSLINPEMEIKGRELGADEQLSKPEIGHLVAVMDHLLQRGRE, translated from the coding sequence ATGGCGAATACGGAAATCTTGTTGGAATCAGGCACAAACGAAATAGAAATCATGGAGTTTACGATCTACGATGAACTCTATGGAATAAATGTGGCAAAAGTCAGAGAGATCATGATGACTGACAAAATAAAACCGGTGCCCCATTCCCACGATGCGGTGGAGGGGATATTCAAGCCGAGGGATATCATGCTCACGGTCGTTGACCTTCCGTACTATCTTACCGGACGCACGACAGTACCGCAGCCGAAAGATTTGTTCATGGTCACCAACTTTAACCAGATGCATATTGCCTTCCGGGTACATACGGTGGTGGGCATCCAGAGAATTTCCTGGGAAGACATAAAGAAACCGGACAAGACATTAAACGGCGGCGAGGAGGGTCTGGCAACGGGAATCGCCCAGTGCGGGAAAGAACTTATAACGATCCTTGATTTTGAAAAAATTGTCGCCGATATAGCGCCGGAGACCGGAATACAGCTGGAGGAAGTGGAAAGCTTTGCAGGCAGGAACAGAAGTGAATATTCTATAGTGCTAGCGGAGGATTCCGTACTGCTGTCCCGTATGATAGAGACTGCGCTGACGAAATCGGGATATTCCCAGATCCATAAGTTCAACAACGGGCAGGAGGCGTGGAATTATCTGTCACAGGTGAGAAATGAGGACGTGCTGGACGATAAAGTGAGTCTTATAATCACTGATATTGAGATGCCTCAGATGGACGGGCACAGATTGACGAAACTGGTAAAAGAAGATGACAGGCTGAAAAAGATTCCGCTTATTATCTTTTCATCACTGATCAACCCGGAGATGGAGATTAAGGGGAGGGAACTTGGTGCGGACGAGCAGTTGTCCAAACCCGAGATAGGACATCTTGTTGCAGTCATGGACCACTTGCTTCAGAGAGGAAGAGAATAA
- a CDS encoding flagellar hook-basal body protein, with the protein MFQGFYNLTSGVLTQTRRMNVISNNMSNVSTPGYKRDQFVCKTFKEEMIYRSGNKDKSSPAQLGTMNRIVAADRNYTDFAAGGYESTESPLDFAIGTSGFFRIQSGNGTVYTRNGSFSLDNNGYLALQGVGRVLGQNGPIYLGTDKIRADRLGNLYSEDGNNFLGRLSVVDFQNYDEELTKTTGDVYTSAGQGTAVNADVVHKALESSNVEPVNEMTQMMAGERALQSSAQVLKMYDQIIGKVVTQLGPV; encoded by the coding sequence ATGTTTCAGGGGTTTTATAATCTTACGTCAGGAGTTCTGACGCAGACGAGACGGATGAACGTTATAAGTAATAATATGTCCAACGTGTCAACGCCGGGATATAAGCGCGACCAGTTTGTGTGTAAGACGTTCAAGGAGGAGATGATCTACCGCAGCGGGAATAAAGATAAGAGCAGTCCCGCGCAGCTTGGTACAATGAACCGCATTGTGGCAGCGGACAGAAACTATACTGATTTTGCGGCAGGGGGGTATGAGTCGACGGAAAGTCCTCTGGACTTTGCCATCGGCACATCCGGTTTCTTCCGCATCCAGTCCGGGAATGGGACGGTATATACGAGAAACGGTTCCTTTTCACTTGATAACAACGGCTATCTGGCCCTGCAGGGTGTCGGGAGAGTGCTCGGACAGAACGGACCGATCTATCTTGGCACAGATAAGATAAGAGCAGACCGTCTCGGCAATCTGTACAGTGAAGACGGCAATAACTTCCTGGGGCGTCTTTCTGTTGTGGACTTCCAGAATTATGACGAAGAACTGACGAAGACGACCGGGGATGTATACACGTCAGCCGGCCAGGGGACGGCAGTTAACGCGGATGTGGTGCACAAAGCGCTGGAAAGTTCTAATGTAGAGCCGGTGAACGAGATGACTCAGATGATGGCAGGAGAGAGAGCGCTGCAGAGCAGCGCGCAGGTGCTTAAGATGTATGACCAGATCATCGGAAAAGTAGTTACCCAGCTTGGACCGGTATAG
- a CDS encoding ParA family protein: MAVSIVLTNQKGGVGKTTTSGAIAAGLSERGKKVLSVDLDPQGNLGFSLGMDIEDGHTMYEVLKKEIRVRDAVRSTEEYGDVLTSNILLSEAEMILKGENRQMILKQVLEDVKDDYDYIIIDTPPSLNILTVSGYAAADYLIIPMAAEILSLVGLVQLKETIEAVQNSVNPDLHVLGILLTRFSRRTNLAKDVQEMAETVASQIGTELFGSRIRTGVSAAEAPAHGKSVFDYSPRSNPSKDYREFIEEVLNKIENEA; encoded by the coding sequence GTGGCAGTATCAATCGTGTTAACGAATCAAAAAGGCGGAGTGGGGAAGACGACGACTTCCGGAGCCATCGCGGCCGGCCTGTCTGAGAGAGGAAAAAAAGTCCTTTCAGTGGACCTGGACCCTCAGGGAAATCTTGGATTCAGCCTTGGGATGGATATAGAGGACGGACATACGATGTATGAAGTGCTGAAGAAGGAGATACGTGTCCGGGACGCTGTCCGCTCTACTGAGGAATATGGCGATGTACTGACATCAAACATCCTTCTGAGCGAAGCCGAGATGATCCTGAAAGGGGAGAACAGACAGATGATCCTCAAGCAGGTGCTGGAGGATGTGAAAGACGATTACGACTACATAATCATTGACACGCCGCCGTCTTTGAACATACTGACCGTCAGCGGCTATGCGGCCGCAGATTATCTCATCATACCTATGGCTGCCGAAATACTGAGCCTGGTCGGCCTCGTACAGCTGAAAGAAACAATAGAAGCAGTTCAGAACTCGGTAAACCCGGACCTTCATGTACTTGGCATCCTGCTGACAAGGTTCAGCAGGAGAACAAATCTTGCAAAGGATGTACAGGAGATGGCGGAGACGGTCGCTTCCCAGATCGGGACGGAGCTGTTTGGTTCCAGGATACGCACCGGCGTGTCGGCAGCAGAAGCGCCGGCCCATGGAAAGAGTGTCTTTGACTATTCTCCCCGGTCTAATCCGTCAAAGGATTACCGGGAATTCATAGAAGAAGTGTTGAATAAAATCGAGAACGAGGCATAG
- a CDS encoding chemotaxis protein CheC, producing MEIKHYDDMGEIGMDVMREVGSIGTGNAATAVSGLLNTDVRITLPDVEILGFNEAADFLGQPEEMVAAVLVQMSGDLKGIMLFLLKLDFINAVTETILGCKIEDYSEMDEMAVSAVTEVGNIIISSYVNALAGLSGMEINLSVPAVSINMLGGILSVPMIEFGYETDKIMMITGNFILGHHKLESSLLMLPDIESLNKLLKKLVNIGE from the coding sequence ATGGAAATCAAACATTATGATGATATGGGAGAAATAGGAATGGACGTGATGAGAGAGGTGGGGAGCATAGGTACGGGCAATGCGGCCACCGCGGTCTCCGGCCTGCTCAATACAGACGTCAGGATCACACTCCCGGATGTGGAGATACTTGGATTCAACGAGGCGGCAGACTTTCTCGGTCAGCCCGAGGAGATGGTGGCTGCGGTTCTCGTGCAGATGTCGGGAGATCTGAAGGGGATCATGCTCTTTCTCCTGAAGCTGGACTTTATCAACGCGGTGACGGAGACGATTCTCGGATGTAAGATCGAGGACTATTCCGAGATGGACGAGATGGCCGTATCGGCGGTGACCGAGGTGGGAAATATTATCATTTCTTCTTATGTCAACGCTCTGGCAGGGCTTTCAGGCATGGAAATAAACCTGTCGGTGCCGGCTGTCTCCATCAATATGCTCGGAGGGATCTTGAGCGTTCCAATGATCGAATTTGGATATGAGACAGATAAGATCATGATGATAACAGGCAACTTTATTCTGGGCCATCACAAGCTTGAGAGCAGTCTGCTGATGCTCCCGGATATTGAGTCGCTGAATAAATTATTAAAGAAGCTGGTGAACATAGGTGAATAG
- the fliD gene encoding flagellar filament capping protein FliD, whose translation MASISGLGSTSLNSTSSLRGYGGLASGLDRDTLIENMTYATRSKIAAQKQKKQTYQWMQEAIRNITGKVYEFSNTYTSYSSSSNLLGSKLFSRNQVTALGANSSYLSVSGSSVSADTISILGVKSLAQDAKMTSSNAVSNQIMQTGGISNDLSVETEADVVSGESLFIKYGTKMYSVTLNRGAEYDYSTPEKTAESMNKLLSNISIGNGKTLGDVMEVKENAGRMSFISKDTSGNELKLAGSTGDLLTDLGFMAAGERFELLQDARTVITADGLEAVEDAQVTQTMSLAKQLSGKQISFSYNGSIKWIELDEYDDASTLDDVKNDLQSKLNEAFGRGRIEVGLAADAGDGSKSHLTFKTTLPGGGDDNSSVLSMTAADRGVLGNHSVFGVQGGESNRLNLSASLADSGLVRGGAVDPGRGMTIKNAGGTEIDLRDYGLDWNSSVSEIINKVNETKELGIKITYQSNADRFVVQSTEQGASGEIDLSGNLADIMFGTRGTDYTTEDGKDAVILVKYAGSGEEMEITRGSNSMTIDGLNITLKGTFGYDSSGNHISDTEAVTFDAQVDVENTAKVVKEMVEAYNEIVKLINSEASQKPNRNYKPLTDEQRDELSESQIEKWETEAKKGLLFNDTDVSAFADGLRFIIPSEMRSQFEKMGITVSTNYADNGKIVFDEEAFKAALGENPDAVREAFSKEPEKREDGTVSQGGLMTNMKTIMDRYASMTGATKGILVERAGSVYAPTTVLKNGLQKKIDDVDDYIDRLTDKLKTEQDRYISQFTSLETLISQMNSQSSYLSSMFAQ comes from the coding sequence ATGGCATCTATCAGCGGATTAGGAAGTACGAGCCTTAACAGTACGTCCAGCCTGCGCGGCTACGGAGGGCTGGCCAGCGGACTGGACCGGGACACATTGATTGAAAATATGACTTATGCGACACGGAGCAAGATCGCGGCACAGAAGCAGAAAAAGCAGACGTATCAGTGGATGCAGGAAGCGATCCGCAATATCACAGGCAAAGTGTACGAGTTCAGCAATACATATACGTCGTACTCATCGTCGTCCAACCTGCTCGGAAGCAAGCTCTTTTCCAGGAACCAGGTGACGGCGCTCGGGGCAAACAGCAGTTACTTGTCTGTATCCGGCAGCAGCGTATCTGCGGATACGATCTCCATACTCGGTGTAAAGAGCCTGGCGCAGGACGCGAAGATGACTTCGTCAAACGCCGTGTCAAATCAGATCATGCAGACCGGGGGGATAAGCAACGATCTTTCTGTCGAGACGGAAGCAGACGTGGTATCAGGAGAATCACTGTTCATAAAATATGGGACGAAGATGTATTCAGTGACTTTGAACAGAGGTGCGGAATATGACTACAGCACGCCGGAGAAGACAGCGGAGTCCATGAATAAGCTACTGTCCAACATCTCCATAGGAAACGGGAAGACACTCGGGGATGTGATGGAAGTAAAAGAGAATGCAGGCAGGATGAGCTTCATCAGTAAGGATACATCCGGCAATGAGCTTAAGCTTGCAGGCTCCACCGGAGACTTGCTGACAGACCTGGGATTTATGGCCGCGGGAGAACGATTTGAACTTCTGCAGGACGCAAGAACAGTCATCACAGCAGACGGCCTGGAGGCGGTGGAAGACGCGCAGGTCACACAGACCATGTCTCTGGCAAAACAGCTGAGCGGAAAGCAGATAAGCTTTTCCTATAATGGGTCGATCAAATGGATCGAACTGGATGAGTATGACGACGCGAGCACGTTAGATGACGTCAAAAACGATCTGCAGTCCAAGCTGAACGAGGCGTTCGGCAGGGGCAGGATCGAGGTCGGCCTTGCGGCGGATGCCGGTGACGGCTCAAAGTCACATCTGACGTTCAAGACGACACTTCCGGGAGGCGGAGATGACAACAGTTCTGTATTATCCATGACCGCCGCCGACAGAGGAGTTCTCGGCAATCACAGTGTCTTCGGCGTCCAGGGCGGAGAATCCAACCGGCTGAACCTCTCAGCAAGTCTGGCAGATTCAGGACTTGTGCGGGGCGGCGCAGTCGATCCGGGAAGAGGCATGACGATCAAAAATGCCGGGGGAACAGAGATAGATCTGAGGGACTATGGATTGGATTGGAACAGTTCCGTCAGTGAGATCATAAATAAAGTAAATGAGACAAAAGAGCTGGGCATCAAGATAACGTACCAGTCCAACGCGGACCGGTTTGTCGTACAGTCCACGGAACAGGGGGCCAGCGGTGAGATAGACTTATCCGGAAATCTTGCAGACATTATGTTCGGCACAAGGGGCACCGACTATACGACAGAGGATGGCAAAGACGCGGTCATTCTCGTAAAATATGCCGGATCCGGCGAAGAGATGGAGATCACCCGGGGAAGCAACAGTATGACGATCGACGGGCTGAACATAACCTTAAAAGGCACGTTCGGGTATGACAGTTCCGGCAATCACATAAGCGATACGGAGGCCGTCACGTTTGACGCACAGGTCGACGTGGAAAATACGGCAAAAGTAGTAAAGGAAATGGTGGAGGCCTACAACGAGATCGTGAAGCTGATCAACAGCGAGGCAAGCCAGAAGCCAAACCGTAATTATAAGCCTCTGACGGACGAACAGCGGGATGAGCTGAGCGAAAGCCAGATCGAAAAGTGGGAGACAGAGGCCAAGAAGGGACTTTTGTTCAACGATACCGATGTGAGCGCGTTTGCAGACGGGCTCCGGTTCATCATACCGTCGGAGATGCGCTCTCAGTTTGAAAAGATGGGGATCACAGTATCCACGAACTATGCGGACAATGGCAAGATCGTATTTGATGAAGAGGCATTTAAGGCGGCCCTTGGTGAGAACCCGGATGCAGTCCGGGAGGCATTTTCCAAAGAGCCCGAAAAGAGAGAGGACGGGACAGTCAGCCAGGGTGGTCTTATGACCAATATGAAGACGATCATGGACCGTTATGCATCCATGACAGGGGCTACAAAGGGAATCCTGGTAGAGCGGGCAGGCTCTGTCTATGCACCGACTACCGTACTGAAGAACGGACTGCAGAAAAAGATCGACGACGTCGACGATTACATAGACCGGCTCACGGATAAGCTTAAAACGGAGCAGGACAGGTATATTTCCCAGTTTACATCGCTGGAGACGCTCATATCCCAGATGAACTCCCAGAGCAGTTATCTCAGCTCCATGTTTGCGCAGTAG